The following proteins come from a genomic window of Gossypium raimondii isolate GPD5lz chromosome 5, ASM2569854v1, whole genome shotgun sequence:
- the LOC105766229 gene encoding DNA-directed RNA polymerases II, IV and V subunit 8B, translating into MSSIILFEDIFVVDKLDPDGKKFDKVTRIEARSQNCDMYMHLDVNTEIYPMHVGDKFTMALAHTLNLDGTPDTGYYTPGRKSLADKYEYVMHGKLYKITDDASGKGLKAELYVSYGGLLMLLRGEASHVSHFELDQRIFLLMRKL; encoded by the exons ATGTCAAGCATAATACTTTTCGAGGACATTTTTGTGGTTGATAAGCTTGACCCAGATGGTAAAAAGTTTGATAAAG TTACTCGAATTGAAGCACGGAGCCAAAACTGTGACATGTACATGCACCTAGATGTGAATACAGAGATATACCCTATGCATGTTGGTGACAAATTCACAATGGCTTTAGCTCACACATTGAATTTGGATGGAACTCCTGACACTGGCTATTACACTCCG GGAAGGAAGTCTCTTGCTGATAAGTACGAGTATGTCATGCATGGGAAGCTATACAAGATAACAGATGACGCTTCAGGCAAAGGACTTAAAGC GGAGCTCTATGTTTCATATGGAGGGCTTCTAATGCTGCTCAGGGGAGAAGCTTCTCATGTCTCCCACTTTGAACTCGACCAGAGAATATTTCTTCTCATGAGGAAGCTCTGA
- the LOC105766228 gene encoding uncharacterized protein LOC105766228 — protein sequence MAISACNNLFSTLTFLPNKVSIFTKTPQFITALNGSKMRLYSSKVSMSLRAGIVGLPNVGKSTLFNAVVENGKAQAANFPFCTIEPNVGIVAVPDPRLHVLSELSKSQRAVPASIEFVDIAGLVKGASQGEGLGNKFLSHIREVDSILQVVRCFEDNDIVHVNGKVDPKSDIDVINLELVFSDLDQIEKRLEKLKKGKVKDSKSKLKEEAEKSGLEKIRQALMDGKPARSVGLTDYEKDAVKHLCLLTMKPIIYVANVAESDLAEPGNNPHVNEVMNLASELQSGIVTISAQVESELTELPSEERTEYLKSLGVSESGLGNLIRETYSLLGLRTYFTSGEKESKAWTILAGMTAPQAAGVIHSDFEKGFIRAETVSYDDFVTSGSLAAAREKGLLRSEGKDYIVQEGDVMLFRFNV from the exons ATGGCAATATCAGCCTGCAATAACCTATTTTCAACTCTAACTTTTCTTCCTAACAAAGTCTCCATTTTCACCAAAACTCCTCAGTTCATCACCGCTTTGAATGGTTCCAAAATGAGATTATACTCTTCCAAAGTAAGCATGAGCCTAAGAGCCGGCATTGTTGGTCTTCCTAACGTCGGCAAATCAACTCTCTTCAATGCTGTT GTTGAAAACGGGAAAGCTCAAGCTGCGAATTTTCCGTTTTGTACTATAGAGCCAAACGTTGGGATTGTTGCAGTTCCGGATCCTCGGCTTCATGTTCTTTCTGAACTCAGCAAGTCTCAAAGAGCTGTCCCTGCTTCTATTGAGTTTGTTGACATTGCTGGACTCGTTAAAGGTGCCAGTCAAGGGGAG GGTTTAGGAAATAAATTCTTATCTCACATCCGTGAAGTGGACTCCATTCTTCAG GTTGTACGCTGTTTTGAGGATAACGACATTGTTCATGTGAATGGAAAAGTTGATCCTAAGTCTGATATTGATGTTATCAATTTGGAACTTGTTTTCTCAGATTTAGATCAG ATTGAGAAAAGATTGGAGAAGCTTAAAAAGGGGAAGGTGAAGGATTCAAAATCTAAACTAAAG gagGAAGCAGAAAAGTCTGGCCTGGAAAAGATTCGGCAGGCTCTTATGGATGGAAAGCCAGCACGATCAGTTGGATTAACTGACTATGAGAAGGATGCTGTGAAACATCTTTGCTTGCTGACAATGAAACCAATCATATATGTGGCTAATGTAGCAGAATCAGATCTCGCCGAGCCTGGAAATAATCCCCATGTTAATGAAGTGATGAATCTTGCATCTGAATTGCAATCTGGAATTGTAACAATTTCTGCACAG GTTGAATCAGAGCTCACCGAACTTCCATCAGAAGAACGAACAGAATATTTGAAATCTCTCGGTGTCAGTGAAAGTGGACTTGGAAACCTTATTAGAGAAACATATAGCCTTCTAGGGCTGCGCACATACTTTACATCTGGAGAGAAG GAATCAAAAGCATGGACAATACTTGCAG GAATGACTGCTCCTCAAGCTGCTGGAGTCATTCACTCTGATTTTGAGAAAGGCTTCATTCGTGCTGAGACA GTATCCTATGATGATTTCGTCACATCTGGTTCACTAGCAGCAGCAAGAGAAAAAGGACTT TTGAGATCCGAGGGTAAAGATTACATAGTACAAGAAGGTGATGTGATGCTGTTTCGTTTCAACGTTTGA